In Deinococcus terrestris, one DNA window encodes the following:
- a CDS encoding P-II family nitrogen regulator — translation MKLITAVVRPERVGQVKEALFRAGISGLTLSRVSGHGGEQEIVEHYRGTQVMIEFREKVEFRMAVSDAFAEAAIRAICEGARTGEVGDGKIFVQPLERVVRIRTGEEDGAALTPVTERQLTPVAVGGAG, via the coding sequence ATGAAACTGATCACGGCGGTTGTGCGCCCCGAGCGGGTGGGGCAGGTCAAGGAGGCGCTGTTTCGGGCGGGGATCAGTGGGCTGACGCTGAGCCGCGTGTCCGGCCACGGCGGCGAGCAGGAGATCGTCGAGCACTACCGGGGCACCCAGGTGATGATCGAGTTCCGCGAGAAAGTGGAGTTCCGCATGGCGGTCAGCGACGCCTTCGCGGAGGCGGCGATCCGCGCGATTTGTGAAGGCGCCCGCACCGGGGAGGTCGGTGACGGCAAGATCTTCGTGCAGCCGCTGGAGCGCGTGGTCCGCATCCGCACGGGTGAGGAGGACGGGGCGGCCCTCACGCCCGTCACCGAGCGTCAGCTCACGCCGGTCGCGGTGGGGGGGGCCGGATGA
- a CDS encoding V-type ATPase subunit subunit G family protein gives MSELASREAALDAQIEAAREEARREVEAAEAQAARILADAQARAAQMQAQHDQELGSEAERIRAEARARAEAEAQATRERASTRVQQAAELILRAVLP, from the coding sequence TTGAGTGAACTGGCCAGTCGCGAGGCAGCCCTGGACGCGCAGATCGAAGCGGCCCGCGAGGAAGCGCGGCGCGAGGTCGAAGCGGCCGAGGCTCAGGCGGCCCGCATCCTCGCGGACGCGCAGGCCCGCGCGGCGCAGATGCAGGCGCAGCACGATCAGGAGCTGGGCAGTGAGGCCGAGCGCATCCGCGCGGAAGCCCGCGCCCGCGCCGAAGCCGAAGCACAAGCGACCCGCGAGCGGGCGAGCACCCGCGTGCAGCAGGCCGCCGAACTGATCCTGAGGGCGGTGCTGCCGTGA
- a CDS encoding V0D/AC39 family V-type ATPase subunit has protein sequence MPDDYAYINTRVRVMRTKLLDGRALDSALAAGSYQEFLRVLAETEFASELREATAEGAGLSELDRALSRNLFATTQRVLGFADGQARREVEVLLMKWDLANLKTIARGLVGGRGGEAIVEGLIPGGTLRPAALQTAAQSSDLASAAAAIAVTGHPLARAFRSAASAYAGGGRLLDLEVALDQGYYRHTLKVARELSLRRYLSREIDVTNALIARTARAQGAALDPALFVPGGSLDAGGFARLAGGDAGGSADIAAILEAPSLEEAEVAARTLLDRTARNVAVSDVEGVGIILDFLRRKEIEIAKLRLIGRGKFYNLPTEQIRREVQA, from the coding sequence ATGCCCGACGACTACGCTTACATCAACACGCGCGTCCGCGTGATGCGGACCAAGCTGCTGGACGGGCGCGCCCTTGACTCGGCGCTCGCGGCGGGCAGCTACCAGGAATTCCTGCGCGTCCTCGCCGAGACCGAGTTCGCCTCCGAGTTGCGCGAGGCGACCGCCGAGGGCGCGGGCCTGTCCGAACTCGACCGGGCGCTGTCGCGGAACCTGTTCGCGACCACCCAGCGGGTGCTGGGTTTCGCGGACGGGCAGGCCCGGCGCGAGGTCGAAGTCCTGCTGATGAAGTGGGACCTCGCCAACCTCAAGACCATCGCCCGTGGGCTGGTCGGCGGGCGCGGGGGCGAGGCCATCGTGGAAGGCCTGATTCCCGGCGGCACCCTGCGCCCGGCGGCCCTCCAGACGGCGGCGCAGAGCAGCGACCTCGCGAGCGCGGCGGCGGCCATCGCCGTGACCGGGCACCCGCTCGCGCGGGCCTTCCGGTCGGCGGCCTCGGCGTACGCGGGGGGCGGGCGGCTGCTTGACCTCGAGGTCGCGCTCGACCAGGGCTACTACCGCCACACCCTCAAGGTGGCCCGCGAACTCAGCCTGCGCCGCTACCTGTCGCGCGAGATCGACGTGACCAATGCCCTGATTGCCCGCACCGCGCGGGCGCAGGGCGCGGCGCTCGATCCTGCCCTCTTCGTGCCGGGGGGCAGCCTCGACGCGGGCGGCTTCGCGCGGCTCGCGGGCGGGGACGCCGGGGGCAGCGCGGACATCGCGGCCATCCTGGAAGCCCCCTCGCTGGAGGAGGCGGAAGTCGCGGCCCGCACCCTGCTCGACCGCACCGCCCGCAACGTGGCAGTTTCGGATGTGGAAGGCGTGGGCATCATCCTCGACTTCCTGCGGCGCAAGGAAATTGAGATCGCCAAACTCCGCCTGATCGGGCGCGGCAAGTTCTACAACCTGCCCACCGAGCAGATTCGCCGGGAGGTGCAGGCATGA
- a CDS encoding ammonium transporter, producing MTAAPLRSALLLLLLGGGALAQAPAAAPDSGDTAWMLVSAALVLLMTPGLAFFYGGLSRSASVLNTMMMSFASIGLVGVLWTLAGYTLAFGEGGGALIGGLGNLGLEGLTGTLTGTVPSSVFAAFQAMFAIIALALISGAVVERMRFGAFLLFGGLWSLLIYAPLAHWVWSADGWLFQLGALDFAGGTVIHIAAGVSALVAAWVLGPRLGYPRAAHVPHNVPFVLLGAGLLWFGWMGFNAGSALAANQTAALALLTTLVAPAAALLTWLGWEASRTGKPTAVGAATGLVVGLVAITPACAFVTPWAALVIGALGATASFWAVQAKRRLRADDALDVFACHGVAGIVGALLTGALAWTTGSGEAVGPQLLIQLVGVVASVALTGLGSFVLLRLVGVLIPLRVPPQQEVGGMDLSAHSEQGYREADGGLGSPVFVGGD from the coding sequence ATGACCGCCGCGCCGCTGAGGTCCGCACTGCTGCTGCTCTTGCTGGGGGGCGGCGCCCTCGCGCAGGCTCCCGCCGCCGCTCCCGACTCCGGCGACACCGCCTGGATGCTGGTGTCGGCGGCCCTGGTCCTGCTGATGACGCCGGGGCTGGCCTTTTTCTACGGGGGCCTGAGCCGCTCGGCCAGCGTGCTGAACACCATGATGATGAGCTTCGCGTCCATCGGGCTGGTGGGCGTGCTGTGGACGCTGGCGGGGTACACCCTGGCGTTCGGCGAGGGCGGGGGGGCCTTGATCGGGGGTTTGGGCAACCTGGGGCTGGAGGGCCTGACTGGGACCCTGACCGGCACCGTCCCCTCCTCCGTGTTCGCGGCCTTCCAGGCGATGTTCGCCATCATCGCGCTCGCGCTGATCAGCGGGGCGGTGGTCGAGCGGATGCGCTTCGGGGCCTTCCTGCTGTTCGGGGGGCTGTGGAGCCTGCTGATCTACGCGCCGCTGGCCCACTGGGTCTGGAGCGCCGACGGCTGGCTCTTTCAGCTCGGGGCGCTGGACTTCGCGGGCGGCACGGTTATCCACATCGCGGCGGGGGTCAGTGCGCTGGTGGCGGCGTGGGTGCTGGGGCCGCGCCTGGGCTATCCCCGCGCGGCGCACGTGCCGCACAACGTTCCCTTCGTGCTGCTGGGCGCGGGGCTGCTGTGGTTCGGCTGGATGGGCTTCAACGCGGGCAGCGCCCTGGCCGCGAACCAGACGGCCGCGCTGGCGCTGCTCACCACCCTGGTCGCGCCCGCCGCTGCGCTGCTGACCTGGCTGGGCTGGGAGGCGAGCCGCACCGGCAAGCCCACCGCCGTGGGCGCGGCGACTGGGCTGGTCGTCGGGCTGGTGGCGATCACGCCCGCGTGCGCCTTTGTGACCCCCTGGGCCGCGCTCGTGATCGGGGCGCTGGGCGCGACCGCGAGCTTCTGGGCGGTGCAGGCCAAGCGCCGCCTGCGGGCCGACGACGCCCTCGACGTGTTCGCCTGCCACGGGGTCGCGGGCATCGTGGGGGCGCTGCTCACCGGGGCCCTGGCCTGGACCACCGGCAGCGGGGAGGCCGTGGGGCCGCAACTGCTGATTCAACTGGTCGGCGTGGTCGCCAGCGTGGCCCTGACCGGCCTGGGCAGTTTCGTGCTGCTGCGGCTGGTCGGTGTGCTGATCCCGCTGCGCGTCCCCCCCCAGCAGGAGGTCGGCGGCATGGACCTCAGCGCCCACAGCGAGCAGGGCTACCGTGAGGCCGACGGTGGGTTGGGGTCCCCGGTGTTCGTGGGCGGCGACTGA
- a CDS encoding V-type ATP synthase subunit I, producing the protein MINPMQQVVIATRQRGSEAVITALQDAGVLHLKPITGGPLSTGSLAGQDAQSRREDERLLARADSTIAELGAYRPAPAALPPQEDWERVVEEAAGPVSALARQRQELQADLDAEAAYGDAVRTLARLSGGVDRSRRLTVVPFLLQPTDNLAELEAALQGTLKDRYALATDVAGPNRVGLIAVLRGDRDAARAALSRVRLGELRLPGRFDSMSLSEAALAFDQIRQQGPERQRQLGEQREALARTHGPVLYAVRDALKDRVAIHDVRAVSARGKYSLAMQGYVPVDRVPALTAALGRFGDAVAYELHPVDEHHDHAVPVQLKNNGYVRPFQLVMGLMSLPRYGSFDPTWVIALFFPLFFGIIIADIGYGLLFLLFGLWLLGKARRNEGWDLSFFGAYVPPATLRDLGFVTNVMAGWSILWGFLTGEFFGTLLEHMHFFYINPGLLDRLWGWTGLTFPVEAERLREGYYSGLIPIVFPRLETEYFANVALVFALLFGVLQVLWGWGIRVQQGIKHRDPVHTWEGIALFGGVGALILLAFISRAAQDFSLLTDLTNPLVWLMILGFALFIIGYLRVIKHYPLLPIELMSQGGSVVSYARIFAVGLVSAILAKLCTDLGWSLYENIGFLGIILGILVGAVLHFFVLALTLIGHIIQPLRLHMVEFLNPTGFNAETSPAYNPLRRLSPAQGQAK; encoded by the coding sequence GTGATCAACCCCATGCAGCAGGTCGTGATCGCCACCCGCCAGCGCGGCAGCGAGGCGGTCATCACGGCGCTGCAAGACGCCGGGGTGCTGCACCTCAAGCCCATCACCGGAGGGCCGCTCTCGACGGGGTCGCTCGCCGGGCAGGACGCGCAGTCGCGCCGGGAAGACGAGCGACTGCTCGCCCGCGCCGACAGCACCATTGCCGAACTCGGGGCCTACCGTCCCGCTCCTGCCGCCCTGCCCCCGCAGGAGGACTGGGAGCGCGTGGTCGAGGAAGCGGCCGGGCCGGTCTCGGCGCTCGCCCGCCAGCGGCAGGAGCTGCAGGCGGACCTCGACGCGGAAGCTGCCTACGGGGACGCGGTGCGGACCCTCGCCCGGCTCTCCGGGGGGGTGGACCGCAGCCGCCGCCTGACGGTGGTGCCCTTCTTGCTGCAGCCCACCGACAACCTCGCGGAACTGGAAGCGGCCCTGCAGGGCACGCTGAAAGACCGCTACGCGCTCGCCACCGACGTGGCCGGACCCAACCGGGTCGGGCTGATCGCCGTGCTGCGCGGGGACCGGGACGCGGCGCGCGCGGCGCTCTCGCGCGTGCGGCTGGGCGAACTGCGGCTGCCGGGACGCTTCGACAGCATGAGCCTGTCCGAAGCTGCCCTCGCCTTCGACCAGATCCGGCAGCAAGGTCCCGAGCGTCAGCGCCAGCTGGGCGAGCAGCGCGAGGCGTTGGCCCGCACCCACGGCCCCGTGCTATACGCCGTGCGCGACGCCCTGAAAGACCGGGTCGCCATTCACGACGTGCGGGCCGTCTCTGCGCGGGGCAAGTACAGTCTCGCGATGCAGGGCTACGTCCCGGTCGACCGGGTGCCTGCCCTGACGGCGGCGCTGGGCCGCTTCGGGGACGCGGTGGCCTACGAGCTTCACCCCGTGGACGAGCACCACGACCACGCGGTGCCCGTGCAGCTCAAGAACAACGGCTACGTGCGGCCCTTCCAGCTCGTCATGGGGCTGATGAGCCTGCCCCGCTACGGCTCCTTCGACCCCACCTGGGTCATCGCGCTGTTCTTCCCGCTGTTTTTCGGGATCATCATCGCGGACATCGGGTACGGGCTGCTGTTCCTGCTCTTCGGCCTGTGGCTGCTGGGCAAGGCGCGGCGCAACGAAGGCTGGGACCTCAGCTTCTTCGGGGCTTACGTGCCGCCCGCGACCCTGCGCGACCTCGGTTTCGTCACCAACGTGATGGCGGGCTGGAGCATCCTGTGGGGCTTCCTGACGGGCGAGTTCTTCGGCACCCTGCTGGAGCACATGCACTTTTTCTACATCAATCCCGGCCTGCTCGACCGGCTGTGGGGCTGGACGGGCCTGACCTTCCCGGTCGAGGCCGAGAGGCTGCGGGAAGGTTATTACAGCGGCCTGATCCCCATCGTCTTCCCCCGTCTGGAAACCGAGTACTTCGCCAACGTCGCGCTGGTGTTCGCGCTGCTGTTCGGGGTCCTTCAGGTCCTGTGGGGCTGGGGCATCCGCGTGCAGCAGGGCATCAAGCACCGTGACCCGGTGCACACCTGGGAGGGAATCGCCCTGTTCGGTGGGGTGGGGGCGCTGATCCTGCTGGCCTTCATCTCGCGTGCCGCGCAGGACTTCTCGCTCCTGACCGACCTTACCAACCCGCTGGTCTGGCTGATGATTCTGGGCTTCGCCCTGTTCATCATCGGCTACCTGCGCGTGATCAAGCACTACCCGCTGCTGCCCATCGAACTGATGAGCCAGGGCGGTTCGGTCGTGAGCTACGCCCGTATCTTTGCGGTCGGGCTGGTGTCGGCCATCCTCGCCAAGCTCTGCACCGATCTGGGCTGGAGCCTCTACGAGAACATCGGATTCCTGGGCATCATCCTGGGCATCCTGGTGGGGGCGGTGCTGCACTTCTTCGTGCTGGCGCTGACCCTGATCGGCCACATCATCCAGCCGCTGCGTCTGCACATGGTCGAGTTCCTCAACCCGACCGGCTTCAACGCCGAGACCAGCCCCGCCTACAACCCCCTTCGCCGCCTCAGCCCTGCACAGGGGCAGGCCAAATAA
- a CDS encoding V-type ATP synthase subunit K, whose amino-acid sequence MTKYNKIVLASLVFALASSGLAQEAAEAASNSSQEGLIAVGKGLALGLGAVGTGLAQARIGSSLVGAVAEDPSKAGSLLLYFLIPETLVIFGFLALFLI is encoded by the coding sequence ATGACCAAGTACAACAAGATCGTCCTCGCGTCCCTCGTCTTCGCCCTCGCCAGCAGCGGTCTGGCCCAGGAGGCCGCCGAGGCCGCCAGCAACTCCAGCCAGGAAGGCCTGATCGCCGTCGGCAAGGGCCTGGCCCTGGGTCTGGGCGCGGTGGGCACCGGTCTGGCGCAGGCCCGCATCGGCTCGAGCCTGGTGGGCGCCGTGGCCGAGGACCCCAGCAAGGCGGGCTCGCTGCTGCTGTACTTCCTGATTCCCGAAACCCTCGTCATCTTCGGCTTCCTCGCGCTGTTCCTGATCTGA
- a CDS encoding V-type ATP synthase subunit E, which produces MALDKLLEHEAQGEIERIRAEARDRAGQILAQAQERAQALVESRARALDTQRQAGLVRARSAADLELNAARLTAGEQGLSQVYALVESQLRDITGLPEYREILARLLAQARQAIPDAEAVEVSPQDLALAQDLVTDLPVRANPGIQGGVRVVARGGKSGITNTLPGRLERVRAELAPQVSRLLAGE; this is translated from the coding sequence ATGGCCCTCGACAAGCTTCTCGAACACGAGGCGCAGGGCGAGATCGAGCGCATCCGCGCCGAGGCCCGTGACCGCGCCGGGCAGATCCTGGCGCAGGCCCAGGAACGGGCTCAGGCGCTCGTCGAGAGCCGCGCCCGCGCCCTGGACACCCAGCGTCAGGCCGGACTGGTCCGCGCCCGCTCGGCCGCTGACCTCGAACTCAATGCCGCGCGGCTTACGGCGGGCGAGCAGGGCCTCTCGCAGGTGTACGCACTCGTGGAGTCGCAACTGCGCGACATCACCGGGCTGCCCGAGTACCGCGAGATTCTGGCCCGGCTGCTCGCGCAGGCCCGTCAGGCGATTCCCGACGCCGAGGCCGTGGAAGTGAGCCCGCAGGACCTCGCGCTGGCGCAGGACCTCGTCACCGACCTGCCGGTCCGGGCCAATCCGGGCATTCAGGGCGGGGTGCGGGTCGTGGCCCGCGGCGGCAAGAGCGGGATCACCAACACGCTGCCGGGCCGCCTGGAGCGGGTCCGCGCGGAACTGGCGCCGCAGGTCAGCCGCCTGCTCGCCGGGGAATAA